In Pedobacter sp. SL55, the following proteins share a genomic window:
- a CDS encoding MFS transporter, translating to MENKPILERKSPINWVPTVYFAMGLPFVILNMVSVLMFKGMDISDAQIAFWTSLIMLPWTLKPLWSPFLGMFKTKKFFVVLTQIVTGLIFGLIALSLQLPHFFALSITLLFIVAFSGATHDIATDGVYITELSKEDQAQWIGWQGAFYNLAKVVASGGLVWLAGYLIGHFGTVNAWMIIMMLCGVMMLLLGIYHIKVLPKGGVASGEARSLKEGSLLLWDVIKSFFEKKYILWYIAFIILYRFAEGFVMKIVPLFLKAPIAQQGLGLSEQQIGLFYGTFGAIAFILGSILGGYYIARVGLKKSLFLLCCTFNIPFAVYWLLAIFQPSEGWIIASGIAFEYFGYGFGFVGLSLFMMQQIAPGKYQMAHYAFASGIMNLGVMLPGMLSGYMSDTLGYKNFFAFILLATIPAFLITYLVPFTYTNEKNDNFSSKNR from the coding sequence ATGGAGAACAAACCTATTTTAGAAAGAAAATCCCCTATTAATTGGGTGCCAACAGTCTATTTTGCAATGGGGCTTCCATTTGTTATCCTTAATATGGTCTCGGTATTAATGTTTAAAGGAATGGATATTTCTGATGCACAAATTGCTTTTTGGACATCTTTAATTATGTTGCCTTGGACATTAAAACCATTATGGAGCCCATTTTTAGGAATGTTCAAGACCAAGAAATTTTTTGTCGTATTAACACAGATCGTTACCGGTTTAATCTTCGGTTTAATCGCTTTATCCTTGCAGTTGCCTCACTTTTTTGCTTTATCTATAACCTTGCTGTTTATTGTAGCTTTTAGCGGAGCTACACATGATATTGCTACAGATGGTGTTTACATTACTGAATTAAGTAAGGAAGATCAGGCACAATGGATTGGTTGGCAGGGTGCTTTTTATAATCTAGCAAAAGTGGTTGCCTCTGGAGGTTTAGTTTGGCTTGCTGGTTATTTAATTGGACATTTTGGGACAGTCAATGCTTGGATGATAATTATGATGTTATGTGGAGTAATGATGCTGTTGTTAGGTATTTATCATATCAAAGTTCTTCCTAAAGGAGGAGTTGCCAGCGGAGAAGCCCGATCTCTTAAAGAAGGTAGTTTGTTACTTTGGGACGTGATTAAAAGTTTCTTTGAAAAAAAGTATATCCTATGGTACATCGCCTTCATCATTCTATATCGTTTTGCAGAAGGCTTTGTAATGAAAATTGTTCCACTCTTTTTAAAAGCGCCCATAGCCCAGCAAGGTTTGGGATTGTCTGAACAACAAATAGGATTGTTCTATGGTACATTTGGAGCAATTGCCTTTATACTCGGTTCTATTTTGGGAGGGTATTATATTGCTCGTGTGGGCTTAAAAAAATCGTTATTCTTACTGTGTTGTACATTCAATATTCCTTTTGCGGTTTACTGGTTATTGGCCATTTTTCAGCCTTCAGAAGGTTGGATTATAGCTTCTGGAATTGCCTTTGAATATTTTGGATACGGATTTGGGTTTGTTGGCCTTTCACTATTTATGATGCAACAAATAGCGCCAGGTAAGTACCAGATGGCTCATTATGCTTTTGCTTCCGGAATTATGAATCTTGGAGTGATGCTTCCGGGCATGCTAAGTGGCTATATGAGCGATACATTGGGTTATAAGAACTTCTTTGCTTTTATCTTATTGGCAACAATACCAGCATTTCTCATTACCTACTTGGTTCCATTTACCTATACTAACGAAAAAAACGACAATTTTTCTTCTAAAAATAGATAA